The proteins below come from a single Asanoa ferruginea genomic window:
- a CDS encoding class I SAM-dependent methyltransferase codes for MTTPADLRVFLDAAARRPHSVGAIAPSAPQLCRRLAQIVPRTHVSTVVELGAGTGTVSDAIGERLVPGSRHLAIEIDPSLATRLQGRRPDLEVVVGDAADLRAILSERGVDRVDAVVSGLPWSLFPAAAQQRIMTAVAHVLAPGAGFATFAYLHALPLAGARGLRRLLHDTFDEVIASASVWRNLPPALTYTCRRPTVRSTWATPCVPTAYPAAHR; via the coding sequence GTGACCACACCAGCTGACCTGCGGGTCTTCCTCGATGCCGCGGCCCGCCGCCCCCATTCCGTCGGGGCGATCGCCCCGAGCGCACCGCAACTGTGCCGCCGGCTGGCCCAGATCGTGCCGCGTACGCACGTTTCGACCGTCGTGGAACTGGGTGCCGGCACCGGGACCGTCAGCGACGCCATCGGAGAGCGGCTCGTGCCGGGCTCCCGCCACCTCGCGATCGAAATCGACCCGTCGCTGGCGACACGGCTACAAGGGCGGCGGCCCGACCTCGAGGTGGTCGTCGGTGACGCCGCCGACCTGCGGGCGATCCTGAGCGAGCGCGGTGTCGACCGGGTCGACGCCGTGGTCAGCGGCCTGCCGTGGTCGCTCTTCCCGGCCGCGGCACAACAGCGGATCATGACGGCGGTCGCCCACGTGCTCGCACCGGGCGCCGGGTTCGCGACCTTCGCCTACCTGCACGCGCTGCCGCTCGCCGGCGCCCGCGGCCTGCGCCGCCTGCTGCACGACACGTTCGACGAGGTGATCGCGAGCGCCTCGGTGTGGCGCAACCTGCCGCCGGCCCTCACCTACACCTGCCGCCGCCCGACGGTCCGCTCGACCTGGGCCACCCCCTGCGTCCCGACCGCCTACCCGGCGGCTCATCGATGA
- a CDS encoding PadR family transcriptional regulator, translated as MNDELGRWAEPGLLVLTSLADGDKHGYAITNDIAEQVGVNLGPGTLYAALARLEERGLIEGLPAEGRRRPYRLTAAGAAELSAQAGRMQRLATLSLGRLRLGSA; from the coding sequence ATGAACGACGAACTGGGCCGTTGGGCCGAGCCGGGGCTGCTGGTGCTGACCAGCCTGGCCGACGGCGACAAGCACGGCTACGCCATCACCAACGACATCGCCGAACAGGTGGGTGTCAACCTCGGCCCCGGCACGCTGTATGCGGCGCTGGCCCGGTTGGAGGAGCGCGGCCTGATCGAGGGCCTGCCGGCCGAAGGGCGCCGCCGTCCCTACCGGCTGACCGCGGCCGGCGCGGCCGAACTGTCGGCACAGGCCGGCCGGATGCAGCGGCTGGCGACCTTGAGTCTGGGCCGGCTGCGGCTGGGCTCGGCGTGA
- a CDS encoding tripartite tricarboxylate transporter substrate binding protein codes for MQRRTLLAASVAALLPAAGCGREAPPPLRLMVPNAPGSGYDVTARAVGTALDVSGVARSVEIFHLPGAGGAVGLQRLVYERGNGAMLMLMGLGLVGAQHTVPASATLADVTPIARLVEEPEAFVVTRDSPLRTMADLVTAWRAAPTALTVGGGSTTGGPDHLAPMLVAQAIGVPPASVRYVRYDGGGTLLAAALGAKVAVAVSSLGEYAQQIVSGQLRVLAVTGAARTPGVDAPTLREAGVDVIFLNWRGLVAPPGLTATDERGLLDIAGGLRASPAWRETVTRNRWTDAYLPGSEFGTFLREADAQRLRTLTSLGLH; via the coding sequence GTGCAGCGCCGGACGCTTCTCGCCGCCTCGGTGGCGGCGCTGCTTCCCGCTGCCGGCTGCGGCCGGGAAGCGCCGCCGCCGCTGCGGCTGATGGTGCCCAACGCGCCCGGCAGCGGCTACGACGTGACGGCGCGCGCGGTCGGCACGGCCCTCGACGTGAGCGGCGTGGCCAGGAGCGTCGAGATCTTCCACCTGCCCGGCGCCGGCGGCGCGGTCGGCCTGCAACGGCTGGTGTACGAGCGCGGCAACGGCGCCATGCTCATGCTGATGGGCCTCGGCCTGGTCGGCGCCCAGCACACCGTGCCGGCCTCGGCGACGCTCGCCGACGTCACGCCCATCGCCCGGCTGGTCGAGGAGCCGGAAGCGTTCGTGGTCACCCGCGACTCCCCGCTGCGGACCATGGCCGACCTCGTCACGGCCTGGCGCGCGGCACCAACCGCCCTGACGGTCGGCGGCGGCTCCACCACGGGCGGCCCCGACCACCTGGCGCCGATGCTGGTCGCCCAGGCGATCGGGGTGCCACCGGCATCGGTCCGCTACGTCCGCTACGACGGCGGCGGCACCCTGCTGGCCGCCGCGCTCGGCGCGAAGGTCGCGGTGGCCGTGTCGAGCCTCGGCGAATACGCCCAGCAGATCGTCTCGGGCCAGCTCCGGGTGCTGGCGGTGACCGGCGCGGCCCGGACCCCGGGCGTCGACGCGCCGACACTGCGCGAGGCCGGCGTCGACGTCATCTTCCTCAACTGGCGCGGCCTCGTCGCGCCGCCGGGCCTGACCGCGACCGATGAACGCGGCCTGCTCGACATCGCCGGCGGGCTCCGCGCCTCGCCGGCGTGGCGCGAGACCGTGACCCGCAACCGTTGGACCGACGCCTATCTACCGGGGTCGGAGTTCGGAACGTTTCTGCGGGAAGCGGATGCCCAGCGCCTGCGCACTTTGACGTCGCTGGGACTCCACTGA
- a CDS encoding sensor histidine kinase, with product MSPPTRSRSAFLLRLVPTALAVFYLPLADQPGNPVDGWAWAFALGAAALFAFGRRIPLTMVLCLSGLLVITDRIGTHADVVVILATFAALIDLALHRDRRWIAAGVLAAAVGLFVNFVDVPLAPLQPPFFFVVTGVIASLLGAPILLGLHLKAARLATAEAQQRAVELEQRRESEKAMVRATERTAIARELHDIVVHHVASIVLRVGVARHLDPDADPETAAALDDVHATGTAALADLRRLVAVLRDPATLDEEAHAPLLLDPADLPDLLHQAVARSRNAGLSLDASVDPGVAGLDAVRGLALLRVVQEGLTNVLKHAGPHASATVTVAATADGAVRIDIFDDGTAAKRHPPTGGHGLLGLRERIHLLGGEFEAGPGLGLAGWRIQAVLPVTAMAAGPA from the coding sequence GTGTCACCACCCACCCGGTCGCGCAGCGCGTTCCTGCTGCGCCTCGTCCCGACCGCCCTGGCCGTGTTCTACCTGCCGCTGGCCGACCAGCCCGGCAACCCGGTCGACGGCTGGGCATGGGCGTTCGCGCTGGGCGCCGCCGCCCTGTTCGCGTTCGGTCGCCGGATCCCGCTGACGATGGTGCTCTGCCTCTCGGGCCTTCTGGTGATCACTGACCGGATCGGCACCCACGCCGACGTGGTGGTCATCCTGGCGACCTTCGCGGCGTTGATCGACCTGGCGTTGCACCGCGACCGCCGCTGGATCGCCGCCGGCGTGCTCGCCGCCGCCGTCGGCCTGTTCGTCAACTTCGTCGATGTGCCGCTGGCACCGCTCCAGCCGCCGTTCTTCTTCGTCGTCACCGGCGTGATCGCCAGCCTGCTCGGCGCACCGATCCTGCTGGGTCTGCACCTGAAGGCGGCCCGGCTGGCCACCGCGGAGGCCCAACAGCGCGCGGTCGAGCTCGAACAACGGCGAGAATCCGAGAAAGCGATGGTACGAGCCACCGAACGCACCGCCATCGCCCGCGAACTGCACGACATCGTGGTCCACCACGTCGCGTCGATCGTGCTGCGCGTCGGCGTGGCCCGCCACCTCGACCCGGACGCCGACCCGGAAACGGCGGCGGCCCTCGACGACGTGCACGCGACCGGCACCGCCGCCCTGGCCGACCTGCGCCGGCTGGTCGCCGTGCTGCGCGACCCCGCGACGCTCGACGAGGAGGCGCACGCGCCGTTGCTGCTCGACCCGGCCGACCTGCCCGACCTGTTGCACCAGGCGGTCGCCCGCAGCCGCAACGCCGGCCTGTCCCTCGACGCGTCGGTTGACCCGGGGGTCGCCGGCCTCGACGCGGTGCGCGGCCTGGCCCTGCTGCGGGTCGTTCAGGAAGGGCTGACCAACGTGCTCAAGCACGCGGGCCCGCACGCGAGCGCGACGGTTACGGTGGCGGCGACGGCCGACGGCGCCGTGCGGATCGACATCTTTGACGACGGCACCGCGGCTAAGCGGCATCCGCCTACCGGTGGGCATGGCCTGCTCGGCCTGCGCGAGCGGATCCACCTGCTGGGCGGGGAGTTCGAGGCGGGTCCCGGCCTGGGTCTGGCGGGCTGGCGGATCCAAGCGGTCCTGCCGGTGACGGCGATGGCGGCGGGCCCGGCGTGA
- a CDS encoding ABC transporter permease subunit yields the protein MLGVELTTQLMRVRTLIALALLAAVPVLAGLSFASSAGHRNGTQGGLFGASPYSALNHTMASLEFIGPLLLPIVVALLAAAIASADRDWGVLRYLYVAPVTRSRLLAAKLAAVAIATTVALACVLAAGLITGLAIFGWHPFHLIGAPNLGAGDAIARVSAASGYTLLCMLSMAAIAFTLGLLLPRGAEAVAAAVAFVVAASILNGQPALHAVAVILPVHYWQNWVGLLESDHATGMGTGIVVQIATVAVCATACLLVLRRRDPAA from the coding sequence ATGCTCGGCGTTGAGCTCACCACCCAGCTGATGCGGGTGCGGACCCTGATCGCGCTGGCGCTGCTGGCCGCCGTACCCGTGTTGGCCGGTCTGTCGTTCGCTTCCTCGGCCGGGCATCGAAACGGCACGCAGGGCGGTCTGTTCGGCGCGTCTCCCTACTCGGCGCTCAACCACACCATGGCCAGCCTGGAATTCATCGGGCCGCTCCTGCTGCCGATCGTCGTCGCACTGCTGGCGGCCGCCATCGCATCCGCCGACCGCGACTGGGGCGTCCTTCGCTACCTCTATGTCGCTCCGGTCACCCGGAGCCGGTTGCTGGCCGCGAAGCTCGCCGCCGTCGCGATCGCCACCACGGTCGCCCTGGCCTGCGTGCTGGCGGCCGGACTGATCACCGGGCTGGCCATCTTTGGCTGGCACCCGTTCCACCTGATCGGTGCTCCCAACCTGGGCGCCGGCGACGCCATCGCCCGCGTGTCCGCCGCGAGCGGCTACACGCTGCTGTGCATGCTCAGCATGGCCGCCATCGCCTTCACCCTCGGGCTGCTGTTGCCCCGCGGCGCCGAGGCGGTCGCCGCGGCCGTCGCGTTCGTCGTCGCCGCGAGCATCCTCAACGGCCAGCCGGCCCTGCACGCCGTCGCCGTCATTCTCCCGGTCCACTATTGGCAGAACTGGGTCGGCCTGCTCGAGTCTGACCACGCGACCGGCATGGGGACCGGAATTGTCGTCCAGATCGCCACTGTGGCCGTGTGTGCGACGGCGTGTCTGCTCGTGCTCCGCCGCCGCGATCCCGCGGCCTGA
- a CDS encoding tripartite tricarboxylate transporter permease, translated as MNAFANLIDGFGAVLTPQNLLYAAIGVTVGTLVGMLPGIGPALTIALLLPVALELDDPTGTLIMFAGIYYGAMYGGSTTSILLNTPGESASVATSIEGYQMAKRGRARAALATAAIGSFVAAIITTILLTFVTEPMARLAVTFRASDYFALALLAMVTVTAVVGASIVRGLMSLTFGLFLGIVGIDALTGQARFTFGVASMLDGIDVVVVIVGLFAVGETLFIASRLRELPEKAVPLEPATGFAWLSRADWSRSWRPWLRGTALGFPFGALPSGGAELPTFLSYMYEKRRSRNREEFGRGAIEGVAGPEAANNASFSGVLVPLLTLGIPTSATAAVMLAAFSYFNLSPGPQLLQNQGPLVWALIASLFVGNVLLLALNLPLIQLWVKVLQIPRPLLYSGILVFATLGVYAVSGNIVDVLLAYAIGLIAMLMRHLDFPIAPAILGLILGPLMETQFRRALLLADGDLSIFVRRPLTLILLLLAVAALALPHLPKLFRGQRAVVTGED; from the coding sequence GTGAACGCGTTCGCCAATCTCATCGACGGCTTCGGCGCGGTGCTGACACCACAGAACCTGTTGTACGCCGCGATCGGCGTCACCGTGGGAACGCTGGTCGGCATGCTGCCCGGCATCGGCCCGGCGCTGACGATCGCGCTGCTGCTGCCGGTGGCCCTGGAACTGGACGACCCCACCGGCACGCTCATCATGTTCGCCGGCATCTACTACGGCGCCATGTATGGCGGGTCGACGACCTCGATCCTGCTCAACACACCCGGCGAGTCGGCCTCGGTGGCCACCTCCATCGAGGGTTATCAGATGGCCAAGCGCGGCCGGGCCCGCGCCGCGCTCGCCACCGCCGCGATCGGCTCGTTCGTCGCCGCCATCATCACGACCATCCTGCTGACCTTCGTCACCGAGCCGATGGCCCGGCTGGCGGTGACGTTCCGCGCGTCCGACTACTTCGCGCTGGCCCTGCTCGCGATGGTCACCGTCACCGCGGTGGTCGGTGCCTCGATCGTCCGCGGGCTGATGTCGCTGACGTTCGGGCTGTTCCTCGGCATCGTCGGCATCGACGCGCTGACCGGCCAGGCCCGCTTCACCTTCGGCGTCGCGTCGATGCTCGACGGCATCGACGTGGTGGTCGTGATCGTCGGCCTGTTCGCCGTCGGCGAGACGCTGTTCATCGCCTCGCGGCTGCGCGAGTTGCCGGAGAAGGCCGTGCCGCTGGAGCCGGCGACCGGCTTCGCGTGGCTCTCCCGCGCCGACTGGAGCCGCTCCTGGCGGCCGTGGCTGCGCGGCACCGCGCTGGGCTTCCCGTTCGGCGCGCTGCCCTCGGGCGGCGCGGAACTGCCGACGTTCCTGTCCTACATGTATGAGAAGCGCCGGTCCCGCAACCGCGAGGAGTTCGGCCGCGGCGCCATCGAGGGCGTCGCCGGGCCCGAGGCGGCCAACAACGCGTCGTTCTCCGGCGTGCTGGTGCCGCTGTTGACGCTGGGCATCCCGACCTCGGCGACGGCGGCGGTCATGCTGGCGGCGTTCAGCTATTTCAACCTCTCCCCCGGCCCGCAACTCCTGCAGAACCAGGGCCCGCTGGTGTGGGCGTTGATCGCGTCGCTGTTCGTCGGGAACGTGCTGCTGCTCGCCCTCAACCTGCCACTCATTCAGCTCTGGGTGAAGGTGCTCCAGATCCCCCGGCCCCTGCTCTACTCCGGCATCCTCGTGTTCGCCACGCTCGGCGTCTACGCGGTGTCCGGAAACATCGTCGACGTGCTCCTGGCGTACGCCATCGGCCTGATCGCGATGCTCATGCGGCACCTGGACTTCCCCATCGCGCCGGCCATCCTCGGGCTCATCCTGGGGCCGCTGATGGAAACCCAGTTCCGGCGGGCGCTGCTCCTGGCCGACGGCGACCTGTCGATCTTCGTCCGGCGGCCGCTGACCCTGATCCTGCTGCTGCTCGCCGTGGCCGCGCTCGCCCTGCCGCACCTGCCCAAGCTCTTCCGCGGCCAGCGCGCGGTGGTCACCGGCGAGGACTAG
- a CDS encoding response regulator, whose protein sequence is MSIRLLLVDDQRLVRAGLRALCAAEPDIEIVGEAVDGRDAVRLAERLVPDVILMDLRMPRMDGIDATTAILKVRPQARITVLTTFDDDDHLYPALAAGACGFLVKDATPEELLDGIRRAARDENPFSPTVLRRLVTQAMSARADPRTPAEFPEMPLTGRERDVLRLLGAGLSNADIGERLHLGVTTVKTHVGNLMSKTGYGNRVQLAVFAVRAGLTDEP, encoded by the coding sequence GTGAGCATCCGGCTCCTGCTCGTCGACGACCAGCGGTTGGTGCGGGCGGGTCTGCGCGCGCTGTGCGCCGCCGAGCCCGACATCGAGATCGTCGGCGAGGCGGTCGACGGGCGCGACGCGGTGCGCCTGGCCGAGCGGCTCGTGCCCGACGTCATCCTGATGGACCTGCGCATGCCGAGGATGGACGGCATCGACGCGACGACGGCGATCCTCAAGGTGCGCCCCCAGGCCCGGATCACCGTGCTGACGACGTTCGACGACGACGACCACCTCTACCCGGCGCTGGCCGCCGGCGCCTGCGGTTTCCTGGTCAAGGACGCCACGCCGGAGGAGCTGCTCGACGGCATCCGGCGCGCGGCCCGCGACGAGAACCCGTTCAGCCCGACGGTGTTGCGGAGGCTGGTCACCCAGGCGATGTCGGCGCGTGCGGACCCGCGTACACCCGCTGAATTTCCGGAAATGCCTTTGACGGGGCGCGAACGCGACGTGCTGCGCCTGCTCGGCGCCGGTCTGTCCAATGCGGACATCGGCGAGCGGTTGCACCTTGGGGTCACGACGGTCAAGACCCACGTGGGCAACCTGATGAGCAAGACGGGCTACGGCAACCGGGTCCAGCTCGCCGTGTTCGCCGTCCGCGCCGGCCTCACCGACGAGCCCTAG
- a CDS encoding ABC transporter ATP-binding protein, protein MIEARGLTKRYGDKTAVDGLTFTVRPGVVTGFLGPNGAGKSTTMRMIIGLDAPTSGAVTVNGRRYARHSAPLHEVGALLEARSIHPGRSAFNHLMALAYTHGISRARVTEVIDLTGLQSVAGRRAGAFSLGMGQRLGIAAALLGDPQTVMLDEPVNGLDPEGVLWIRNLLTALAAEGRTVFVSSHLMSEMALVADHLIVVGRGRVLADTTVRELVTHAGGDTVVVAAADPAQLRQVLAGPGVEVSGHPGSEQLSVTGLSAREIGLKAAAHGLALFELTAKTVSLEEAFMDLTRESVEYHASSTPVRAA, encoded by the coding sequence ATGATCGAAGCGCGTGGGCTGACCAAGCGGTACGGCGACAAGACCGCCGTCGACGGATTGACCTTCACTGTTCGACCGGGCGTGGTGACCGGCTTCCTGGGCCCCAACGGCGCGGGCAAGTCCACCACCATGCGCATGATCATCGGGCTGGACGCGCCGACGTCCGGAGCGGTGACCGTCAACGGCCGCCGGTACGCCCGGCATTCCGCGCCCTTGCACGAGGTCGGGGCGCTGCTCGAGGCGCGATCGATCCACCCCGGGCGCTCGGCGTTCAACCATCTGATGGCCCTCGCGTACACCCATGGCATCTCCCGGGCCCGGGTGACCGAAGTGATCGACCTGACCGGGTTGCAGTCGGTGGCCGGCCGGCGGGCCGGAGCCTTCTCGCTGGGTATGGGCCAGCGTCTGGGCATCGCCGCCGCACTGCTCGGCGACCCGCAGACGGTCATGTTGGACGAGCCGGTCAACGGGCTCGACCCGGAGGGCGTGCTCTGGATCCGCAACCTGCTCACCGCGCTGGCCGCCGAGGGCCGGACCGTCTTCGTCTCGTCGCACCTGATGAGCGAGATGGCACTGGTCGCCGACCATCTGATCGTCGTGGGGCGGGGCCGGGTCCTCGCCGACACCACCGTGCGGGAACTGGTGACGCACGCGGGTGGCGACACCGTCGTGGTCGCCGCCGCCGACCCGGCCCAACTGCGCCAGGTGCTGGCCGGGCCGGGTGTCGAGGTCTCCGGGCACCCCGGGTCGGAGCAGTTGAGCGTCACCGGCCTGTCGGCGCGGGAGATCGGGCTCAAGGCGGCCGCGCACGGCCTGGCCCTGTTCGAGCTCACGGCCAAGACCGTCTCCCTCGAGGAGGCATTCATGGACCTCACCAGGGAGTCCGTCGAATACCACGCGTCGAGCACACCTGTGAGGGCAGCATGA
- a CDS encoding ABC transporter ATP-binding protein, producing MSAPAATIQVDDLSKRYGRHRAVDHFSFAVEAGQICALLGPNGAGKTSTMRMLVGLSTPDGGGVRIAGDPVGLGAPVLRRVGVLIDGPAFIPHLTGMRNLKLLWSAARRTWPPPAVDEALHLAGLGAAIDRKVKSYSMGMKQRLVLAQALMRGPDVLVLDEPANGLDPAEVRALREHLAAMANAGATILISSHQLAEVQQLATHIVVMNRGRLVSSGPLATVLANQSLEDAYLAMTEGHDHARR from the coding sequence ATGTCCGCGCCAGCGGCGACGATCCAGGTCGATGACCTGTCCAAGCGGTACGGCCGTCATCGGGCCGTCGACCATTTCTCCTTCGCCGTCGAGGCGGGCCAGATCTGCGCCCTGCTCGGGCCGAACGGGGCCGGCAAGACCTCGACCATGCGGATGCTGGTCGGTCTGTCCACACCGGACGGCGGCGGCGTGCGCATCGCCGGTGACCCGGTGGGCCTCGGCGCGCCCGTGCTGCGCCGGGTCGGGGTGCTCATCGACGGCCCGGCGTTCATCCCGCACCTGACGGGCATGCGGAACTTGAAGTTGCTGTGGTCGGCCGCCCGGCGCACGTGGCCACCACCCGCGGTCGACGAGGCCCTGCACCTGGCCGGGCTGGGCGCGGCGATCGACCGCAAGGTCAAGAGCTACTCGATGGGCATGAAGCAGCGGCTCGTGCTGGCCCAGGCCCTGATGCGCGGGCCCGACGTGCTGGTCCTGGACGAACCGGCCAACGGCCTCGATCCGGCGGAGGTACGCGCTCTGCGTGAGCATCTGGCGGCCATGGCCAACGCCGGCGCCACCATCTTGATCTCCAGCCATCAGCTGGCCGAGGTGCAGCAGCTCGCCACGCACATCGTCGTCATGAATCGCGGACGCCTGGTCAGCTCGGGCCCGTTGGCCACCGTGCTCGCCAACCAGTCACTCGAGGACGCCTACCTCGCCATGACCGAAGGGCACGACCATGCTCGGCGTTGA